The sequence CCTTTTCAATATAattattgcattattatatataaatacccgGGTGTTATGTTTGGCTGTAAGAAAGTTCCGTGTTGCTGACTCTGATTTCTGCCCCAGATGTCGTGTGTGGCGCCCCCTCCATTTACCTGGACTTCGCCCGGCAGAAGCTGGACGCCAAGTTTGCCGTTTCGGCGCAGAACTGTTACAAGGTGGCAAAGGGCGCTTTCACTGGGGAGATCAGGTCTGTGATGTAACGATGTATGATGTCACACGGCATCTGTGTAAAAGCTCTGTGATCGGGCTTATTGACCCTTTCCTCTCTGCAGCCCAGCAATGATAAAGGATGTTGGTGCAACTTGGGTGATCCTTGGGCACTCGGAGAGGCGACACGTGTTCGGGGAGTCAGACGAGGTAAGATGGGGTGCTTGGCGCTCGCTCAGTAATGCGGTAACCTGATATACACACTAAACCAGGAgtttgtagataagtggaaagtTTACTTGTAGATCAATGTTGAGCTAAAGAAATGACTCAAGAATTCACGATGGAGGCTGGACCTTCGTAATGTTCCTCTCTCTGGCAAGTTTAGTGACTGCATTGGCCGCGGTTGTAAGGTAACTGTCCCTCTATACCTTTTCTGCCCCGCAGCTGACTGGCCAGAAAGTGGCCCATGCCCTGTCCGAGGGTCTCGGCGTCATCGCCTGCATTGGGGAGAAGCTGGATCAACGCGAAGCTGGCATCACCGAGAAGGTTGTGTTTGAGCAGACCAAAGCCATTGCAGGTGAGAGCAATCCTCAATCTCTGAGGCTGCAGCCTGCGCAGGATATACCCTTTCAGTCCCTGCGGCCCCCAGATAATGTTGGACCAGTTACTAATCGGTGTAATATTATATTCCCTGCCACAGATAACGTGAAGGACTGGAGCAAGGTCGTCCTGGCTTACGAGCCAGTCTGGGCTATTGGAACTGGCAAAACGGCCACCCCTCAACAGGTGAGTAACCGACGAGTATCACTGGCTATGATTTTTGAATTCccagttttcattattttttttaagcagaaaagGGCTGGAGAACTCTTTAATCCAAGATTCTAACTGCCATTTCTCTCCTCACCCCAGGCTCAAGAGGTGCACATCAAGCTCCGCGATTGGCTGAAGACTCACGTCTCTGAGGAAGTTGCCCAATCCACTCGCATTATCTATGGAGGTAAGTGTGGAACGTCAACCTACATTAGATCAAGTGAGCCGTGCTCATAGGTTCTCGGCAATTCACACACCTTATGGCAGCATGCTGTTCTGAAAGCCAATCTTTTTGCGGCATACCATGTGAATGGCCCCACAGGGCTTTTGGGGTAGGAATCTGATGATATGGCAGTGTAGGAAGTGGCCTCATACATGTAGGAGCCTGTGGGCAGTTCTCTTCTGAGGCCATGAAGCCGAGACCTGTCTTGCCAACCTAATCTTGTTCTCTTTGCAGGGTCAGTCACAGGAGGCACATGCAAAGAGCTGGCATCtcagccagacattgatggctTCCTGGTAGGAGGAGCTTCACTCAAGGCGGAGTTCATTGACATCATCAACGCCAAACATTAACCACCTTTTTATGCCTAAAACCTGCCCTTTTCTTCCCAATAAGTGGTGGCATCTCCAGGAGTCCTAAATGGCTAAAAAAATAGTGGGGTCTACAGATATGCTCCATGATCCATACCAAGCCTTATTGGCATATCTGAATAATGGCTCTAAAAATAAGATGAAGACCCATCACAGGGAACTGGAAAAATTCCCATTTGACCAGTAATAAATGCACTGCGGAACTGTTGGTTTCCACTCTTCTATCCTGGAGATGCAACTACCAGACGGTTTAAGACCAGGGTGGGCGACGATGGTCCGAGCGCAAAGACCAGGTTTCAGGTTAATCTGTTTGAACACAAATTAGTTTTATGGCACTTCATGAGCAGGTCATCCTGAAATCACTCTTGTCCTCTGTTGGACCAGTGTAACCCGACTCGGACCTAGAATAGACCTTTCCTCGTTGTGTTTAGTGTATAACGGTTGGCTGTTAAACTCAATCTCTTTGTTGGGGGGCTCTCCAAGCCAAGCAAGGTGATTGTAGaaagtcaaataaaataatggaagCAATGTATGTGTTGTCTTCACAAATTGCTCTAAGGAGGTTCATGCATCTGCATCCTTGTTTGTGTGTTGGAGTCCTGAATGGTGAAGGATCTTGGTATAATTACTAATTGCTGAAGAAGTTCTACTGATACTCAAAATAATGTAACAATGCAACATACGTTCAATGGTATCTCAGGCAGGGAAACTACAACAGAAAAGGAATTAGGAATAATTGTAGGcaacagtgcacaatgccagtcagcagctgcaaaaGCCAATAAGATAGTCATGTATAAAATAGGATGTTGATTTACGGCAGGaggatataattttgcctcttgaCGACAAGTCAGGGGTGAGGCATCACCTTGTGTAAATATGTCTGGGGCCAACATAAAGAGCCCTTCAGTGACATGTTCTTTAACAGaagtacaaagaacaagaggtcatcctctGGGGTGGGAAGAGAGAAGATTTCATACACCACAAAGGGATTCTGTACAGTGAGGGCGATAGTGGTCAAGGGTAAAAAGCAGACCATACAAGGCTATAAATGTTAAGATTTTATATTAAACCAAGGAGAAATCGTATTTGCTGTCAAAACTGAATTCCAAAgtggtaaaataaaaagttggaAAATTGGGGATTTGTAGAAGGGGAACCTGAATTATTATGATGTGCAACCTCCGGGCTTTAAGAAGAAAACTGTCAGTAGTACATGCCTTCTCCTGTTTTTGGTCAGTTCCTCTGCGGGTCTTAATCCCTCTGTCTTTCTGTTCTAGAGCTCAAAATGTGTGAGTATGAAAAGGAGAAAACATCTAGTCTCCTGCTACCACTTTCTACACCGTAGGTCACATACGTGTCTTGTTAGCATTCCAGAGCTGGACTGGCCCTGACGCTTTAGGTCAGTGGGGCCGGACGGCATAAATTGGACCAGCGGCTGAAAATACGCTGCCCAGAATGAGTCGGCTGCATGCCGCAGCACCCCGATGTCTGTTGCTGGAGCGGCACATTGGGTGGTGATGGCAAGGGGCCCCTGGGCATTTGCTTGGTATGCCAGATGGTCAGTCTGGGCTTGGGTTATGACCTATATTGAAGAAATCtaaaaaaactgctttaaagtgTCTCTGTGTAAATGGTCACCTGATCTGCTTCCAAATCAGAGGAGGCAGAATTTGTATTAACCCCTATAGGTTGCATCTCCCACCAAGATGGAGATGATGGGAAAACCAAGAAGGCATAAACATAACTAGTGCAGCTGAGCTCAGGTTACTTAAActattctttcattttattttaaatgtcaccAAAGCTGGAAGTTGCTATTGGCCAGTAATGTGGTTTGACACCAGGGAACACGCGTGTAAATACCGCCATCCATACTGCTGAATAAAGGAGGGGACACTGAAAACACGGCAACAAAGTAACTGCACGGAATAAATGTTAATAGGAAGAAACAATACAGCTCCGTACATATCCTAAACACCATACCCCTCTGCTGCAGCAGAAGTCCTACAGCCCAGTGGGTGGTGGTCTTGGTCACTCCTGGCCAACAGCACTTTGGGACCCTACTGTGGACCCACCTGGGAGGATTTTCATCTGATTTGTGGCCTGCTAGGCAGATATCGTGGATGGATACGTGCTAAAGGAACGTGTTGCAGAGGCATTTACAAAGACAGTGGTGTATTCTGCCGTAGGCTGTAGGTCCAGGGGGCATCAGTCTCCCTGCAGCTACTGAATGGGCCAGTTAAATGGGAGATTAACCCAACACTGGCCCATGAACACTGTGGTGTTGGTTTGGTCCTCCATAGGTTTCTTCCACCTGGTAGCGCACATCCTTAAAAATtgtgccaggatatgacttcatatcgTGACAGCCAGTAGTAAGGATGGCTGCATGGTGAGGGTGGTTGGTGGCACTACCCTGGGTTGGGTGTAAGGCAGttccaaaaataaatgtgttgtgTTGTATTGTAAAAACATTACAGGAAAACTGtaatgaaaattgttttttttttcttatatataatttttatggtATTTTGACCTTAAACTTGAGCCCCCGATGGTCACCACATGTTGAAATGTGTTAAGTTCTAAGATATCCTTCTATAATAGGACACGTGTTCTCAGTTCCATTAAGTGGAAAATCGGTGCTTGAAAAGTGGTAGGGCCACAGTGGAAACCAGCACCTTCTGCCCTTCATTTCCTTAGGTTGAAGCCTAAGGAGGACCAGATCTTCTAGAGCCCCCCAAACAGAGGACCTACTGAAGTCTTCAAAGGGTGGCCTTTGAAGGCCCTAGGACCAAGCTTTTTACTCTCTTCTATGTACTTGGTCTCAGCCAAAGGAATGAGAATCGTTCACCATTTTTATGGTCCCTGGAAATATTAAGTAGATTAGGTTTTTTTCCCAATCATAGACTTCCTGCTTTTTCCTCCTCCTTCCGAGGCCAGGCTTGTCTTGTTTAAGGAAGGTAACCCAATATTCCGGCAATTTGCATCCTTCCTGCTCTCCTTCCTACAGTATCATCCCAT comes from Spea bombifrons isolate aSpeBom1 chromosome 11, aSpeBom1.2.pri, whole genome shotgun sequence and encodes:
- the TPI1 gene encoding triosephosphate isomerase is translated as MSPSRKFFVGGNWKMNGDKKSLGELINTLNNGKINADTDVVCGAPSIYLDFARQKLDAKFAVSAQNCYKVAKGAFTGEISPAMIKDVGATWVILGHSERRHVFGESDELTGQKVAHALSEGLGVIACIGEKLDQREAGITEKVVFEQTKAIADNVKDWSKVVLAYEPVWAIGTGKTATPQQAQEVHIKLRDWLKTHVSEEVAQSTRIIYGGSVTGGTCKELASQPDIDGFLVGGASLKAEFIDIINAKH